One region of Chanodichthys erythropterus isolate Z2021 chromosome 19, ASM2448905v1, whole genome shotgun sequence genomic DNA includes:
- the si:dkey-219e21.4 gene encoding tripartite motif-containing protein 14, whose product MAEEDFRPLSEETSSFCLATEARSGPQVIQPFPRSPKLIRRTGAISPKPSEQLPLWLEDLKKEKKRTESHLESIKKRQANLNTSSEAMKQHVQECYEELHMALQEDEKAVLDMIEQDRRETNSKLNRILQDWNQHLGLLQKHISTMQSAQQSPTESIKESFPEDFTLTSCHKKLDPAEEQIKMNEEKIQKLMKVLRNISKGLKAQLQRKSLLLDSSNVAIDKLTCHKQIKVTSEGQGMSLSAEEHCVPNDPLRFDQLYCALGSVAFKSGQHYWEVDVHCCPSWAVGVAYGSLQRRGRDKATKLGRNRCSWSLEFQDGHLMAWHNDRHVALPVTAARAAPNRVGVFVKYQKGRVVFYDAETMRMLQEFSAVQTAVFDRAHHQFTEPLYPAFRFFSPRDKHTGHHHMEICDLGL is encoded by the exons ATGGCAGAGGAAGACTTTAGGCCTCTATCAGAAGAAACCAGTTCCTTCTGTCTGGCTACAGAGGCTCGTTCAGGGCCACAAGTCATCCAGCCCTTCCCACGCTCTCCAAAACTGATCAGGAGAACTGGAGCCATCTCTCCAAAACCCTCAGAGCAG CTGCCACTCTGGTTGGAGGACTTGAAGAAGGAGAAGAAAAGAACAGAGTCTCATCTGGAATCTATTAAAAAGCGGCAAGCCAACCTAAAT ACGAGTTCAGAGGCGATGAAGCAGCACGTACAGGAGTGTTATGAGGAGCTACATATGGCTCTGCAGGAGGATGAGAAGGCTGTTCTAGACATGATAGAGCAAGACCGCCGGGAGACCAACAGTAAACTAAACCGAATTCTTCAAGACTGGAATCAACACCTTGGTCTGCTGCAGAAACACATCAGCACTATGCAGTCAGCTCAACAGAGCCCCACAGAGTCCATAAAGGAG TCATTTCCTGAGGATTTTAC ATTGACTAGCTGCCATAAGAAACTGGACCCAGCTGAAGAACagataaaaatgaatgaggagaaGATCCAGAAGCTCATGAAGGTTCTTAGGAACATCTCAAAAGGTCTGAAAGCCCAGCTACAACGAAAGAGCCTGCTGCTGG ACTCCTCAAATGTGGCGATTGATAAACTGACCTGTCACAAACAGATCAAGGTGACCTCGGAGGGACAGGGCATGTCCCTTTCTGCAGAGGAACACTGCGTTCCCAATGACCCTCTAAGGTTTGATCAGTTATACTGTGCCTTGGGCTCCGTTGCTTTTAAATCTGGGCAGCACTACTGGGAGGTGGATGTGCACTGCTGCCCATCATGGGCTGTGGGTGTGGCTTACGGGAGCCTACAGAGGAGAGGACGAGACAAAGCAACCAAACTTGGACGGAACAGGTGCTCGTGGAGTCTTGAGTTTCAGGATGGGCATCTCATGGCCTGGCACAACGATCGGCACGTGGCACTACCCGTCACAGCAGCACGGGCTGCACCGAACAGGGTGGGAGTGTTTGTGAAATATCAGAAGGGTCGTGTGGTGTTCTATGATGCTGAGACTATGAGAATGCTGCAGGAGTTTTCAGCAGTGCAAACGGCCGTGTTTGACAGAGCACATCATCAGTTTACTGAGCCTCTCTACCCAGCTTTCCGCTTCTTCTCACCCAGAGACAAACACACAGGCCATCATCATATGGAAATATGTGACCTCGGTCTTTAA
- the mfsd8 gene encoding major facilitator superfamily domain-containing protein 8 — MSLVESNENTPLLRGDITSDGDADRSRWRSIRVMYFTMFLSSVGFTIVITSIWPYLKRIDGSADASFLGWVVAAYSLGQMVASPLFGLWSNRRPRREPLVCSILINVLANMYYAYISLIPSNNKIHMLLSRTFVGIGAGNVAVVRSYVAGATSLTERTSAMANMSACQALGFILGPALQAVLSFIGEIGIKVNFIQLEVNMYTAPALLAACFGVINILLVILVLREHCVDDHGNHIPAINYTPEERVNVAPEVEGDIDHCAVFTSNILFFVILFIFAVFETISTPLSMDMFAWTRKDAVLYNGIILAAIGFESILVFLVVKVVSKRVGDRPLLLGGLVFIFAGFFILLPWGNQYPTIQWADIKNNTMPTIRLAPTPALNGSLEPTGCPSEQSWCLYTPVIHLAQYITSDILIGVGYPTCNVMSYTLYSKILGPKPQGVYMGWLTASGSGARTLGPVFVSHFYTILGPRWAFSVICVIVLAAIVLLSAMYRRLIAFSIRHGRIEERCHD, encoded by the exons ATGTCACTTGTGGAGTCTAATGAAAACACTCCGCTTCTCAGAGGCGATATTACAAG TGATGGGGATGCAGATAGAAGCCGGTGGAGGTCTATCAGGGTCATGTACTTTACTATGTTCCTCAGCAGTGTTG GTTTTACGATTGTCATCACTTCCATATGGCCCTATCTGAAGAGA attGATGGAAGTGCAGATGCCAGTTTCTTGGGATGGGTGGTTGCTGCCTATAGTTTGGGTCAAATGGTGGCCTCACCCCTCTTTGGATTATGGTCCAATCGCAGGCCTCGACGAGAGCCTCTAGTCTGTTCTATATTGATCAACGTCTTGGCTAACATGTACTATGCCTATATCTCCCTAATTCCCTCAAACAACAAAATCCACATGCTATTGTCTCGCACATTTGTGGGCATTGGAGcag GAAATGTAGCAGTTGTGAGGTCTTATGTGGCTGGTGCCACTTCCTTGACGGAGAGAACCAGTGCAATGGCTAACATGAGCGCCTGTCAAGCTCTCGGCTTTatacttggcccag CTCTGCAGGCTGTTTTGTCATTCATTGGAGAGATTGGCATCAAGGTGAATTTTATCCAGCTTGAGGTTAATATGTACACTGCTCCGGCACTGTTGGCAGCCTGCTTCGGGGTCATTAACATTCTACTGGTTATATTAGTCTTGAG gGAGCactgtgtggatgaccatggaAATCATATCCCTGCAATTAATTACACCCCAGAAG AACGGGTAAATGTGGCTCCTGAGGTAGAAGGTGATATTGACCACTGTGCAGTGTTCACATCTAACATCCTTTTCTTCGTTATTCTCTTCATTTTTGCTGTGTTTGAAAC TATATCTACTCCTCTATCAATGGACATGTTTGCATGGACAAGAAAAGATGCTGTTTTGTATAACGGCATCATATTGGCTGCCATTGGCTTTGAGTCCATCCTCGTCTTCCTGGTGGTAAAAGTGGTTTCAAAACG gGTAGGAGATCGGCCACTGCTGCTTGGAGGCTTGGTCTTCATATTTGCAGGGTTCTTTATCTTGTTGCCATGGGGAAATCAATATCCTACAATACAGTGGGCAG ACATTAAGAATAACACTATGCCAACAATAAGACTGGCACCCACCCCAGCCTTGAACGGTTCTCTGGAGCCCACCGGATGTCCGTCCGAACAGTCCTGGTGCTTGTATACCCCTGTAATTCATCTCGCACAGTACATCACCTCTGACATCCTGATTGGAGTGGGTTATCCGACCTGCAATGTAATGTCCTACACTTTATACTCAAAGATACTGGGCCCCAAACCGCAG GGGGTTTACATGGGCTGGCTGACAGCGTCTGGAAGTGGTGCACGTACACTCGGGCCTGTGTTCGTCTCTCACTTCTACACCATCCTAGGACCCCGATGGGCCTTCAGTGTCATATGCGTCATAGTACTAGCTGCAATCGTTCTCCTCAGTGCTATGTACAGACGACTCATCGCCTTCTCCATACGCCATGGAAGGATAGAAGAACGATGTCATGACTGA
- the zcchc4 gene encoding rRNA N6-adenosine-methyltransferase ZCCHC4 isoform X1 produces the protein MGKILDDAVDSGGIEVIIQNESNKTIPRCPHGPALLFEKTGKGEEKGRRFYACSACRDRKDCNFFQWADEKISEARMLAREEQNRSKMPLFTHQEYCSRFREFVSLSLEQRRFCVDCQMLILPGEWANHAKHKALSEDITVQRLKRPSLLLCPLVNKKSNAQYLFADRSCHFLLDMFLVLGFQKILCVGTPRLHEVIKLRNMEGKSPTVKSLLLDIDYRYCQFFGQNEFCHYNMFNHHFFDNEEAVTFFQSFLREEGGAKVVMVTDPPFGGLVKPLANSFSQMSMTWKKQNKVSDAAEMPMIWIFPYFFESRILECFPSFSMLDYQVDYDNHPLYKHGKKGRKQSPVRLFTNLSPKDIILPVDEGYRFCSVCERYVSAGNKHCPKCDTCPSKDGREWRHCDQCGRCVKPSWRHCSSCAHCALPDHPCGQSQTGCFNCGSHKHKLRACPKKHNKQMPVEGGRGAPCLSKHITGKPTA, from the exons ATGGGTAAAATACTGGATGATGCTGTGGATAGCGGCGGAATAGAAGTGATTATTCAAAATGAAAGCAACAAAACAATACCACGGTGTCCACATG GGCCAGCTCTGTTGTTCGAGAAAACTGGCAAAGGAGAGGAGAAAGGAAGGAGATTTTACGCGTGTTCTGCTTGTCGAGATAGAAAAGACTGCAACTTCTTTCAGTGGGCAGACGAGAAG ATATCAGAGGCAAGGATGCTTGCCAGAGAGGAGCAGAACCGCTCCAAGATGCCTCTTTTCACTCATCAGGAATACTGTTCTAG ATTTAGAGAATTTGTGTCTCTGTCACTGGAGCAAAGAAGGTTCTGTGTGGACTGTCAGATGTTGATCTTACCTGGGGAATGGGCGAATCACGCAAAACACAAGGCTCTTTCTGAGGACATCACAGTGCAGCGGTTAAAAAGGCCCAGTCTACTTCTGTGTCCTCTGGTCAACAAGAAGAGTAATGCACAATATCTGTTTGCAGACCGAAGCTGTCATTTCCTCTTGGATATGTTCCTTGTGTTAGGCTTCCAGAAAATTCTCTGCGTAGGGACACCACG ATTACATGAGGTGATAAAGTTACGGAATATGGAGGGCAAGAGTCCGACTGTGAAGAGTTTATTGCTGGATATTGATTACAG GTACTGCCAGTTTTTTGGACAGAATGAGTTCTGCCACTATAATATGTTCAATCATCACTTCTTTGACAACGAG GAAGCGGTCACGTTTTTTCAAAGCTTTCTGCGTGaggagggaggagccaaggtAGTCATGGTTACAGACCCCCCATTTGGAGGCCTAGTGAAGCCACTTGCCAACAGTTTCTCTCAGATGTCCATGACCTGGAAAAAGCAGAATAAAG TGAGCGATGCAGCCGAGATGCCAATGATCTGGATCTTCCCATACTTCTTTGAGTCCCGTATCCTTGAGTGTTTTCCCTCCTTCTCTATGCTGGATTACCAG GTTGATTATGATAACCACCCTCTATATAAACATGGAAAGAAGGGCCGTAAGCAGTCACCTGTTCGACTTTTCACCAATCTGAGCCCAAAAGATATAATTTTACCAGTGGATGAAGGTTACAG ATTTTGCAGTGTTTGTGAGAGGTATGTGTCTGCAGGAAACAAACACTGCCCCAAGTGTGACACGTGTCCATCAAAG GATGGACGAGAATGGAGGCACTGCGATCAATGTGGGCGGTGTGTGAAGCCTT CTTGGCGCCATTGTTCTTCATGCGCTCACTGCGCTCTCCCTGATCACCCTTGCGGTCAGAGCCAAACTGGCTGTTTCAACTGTGGCAGCCATAAACACAAACTTAGAGCCTGCCCTAAGAAACACAACAAACA AATGCCTGTGGAAGGTGGTCGTGGAGCTCCATGCCTGTCAAAACACATTACAGGCAAACCCACAGCTTAG
- the zcchc4 gene encoding rRNA N6-adenosine-methyltransferase ZCCHC4 isoform X2 produces MGKILDDAVDSGGIEVIIQNESNKTIPRCPHGPALLFEKTGKGEEKGRRFYACSACRDRKDCNFFQWADEKISEARMLAREEQNRSKMPLFTHQEYCSRFREFVSLSLEQRRFCVDCQMLILPGEWANHAKHKALSEDITVQRLKRPSLLLCPLVNKKSNAQYLFADRSCHFLLDMFLVLGFQKILCVGTPRYCQFFGQNEFCHYNMFNHHFFDNEEAVTFFQSFLREEGGAKVVMVTDPPFGGLVKPLANSFSQMSMTWKKQNKVSDAAEMPMIWIFPYFFESRILECFPSFSMLDYQVDYDNHPLYKHGKKGRKQSPVRLFTNLSPKDIILPVDEGYRFCSVCERYVSAGNKHCPKCDTCPSKDGREWRHCDQCGRCVKPSWRHCSSCAHCALPDHPCGQSQTGCFNCGSHKHKLRACPKKHNKQMPVEGGRGAPCLSKHITGKPTA; encoded by the exons ATGGGTAAAATACTGGATGATGCTGTGGATAGCGGCGGAATAGAAGTGATTATTCAAAATGAAAGCAACAAAACAATACCACGGTGTCCACATG GGCCAGCTCTGTTGTTCGAGAAAACTGGCAAAGGAGAGGAGAAAGGAAGGAGATTTTACGCGTGTTCTGCTTGTCGAGATAGAAAAGACTGCAACTTCTTTCAGTGGGCAGACGAGAAG ATATCAGAGGCAAGGATGCTTGCCAGAGAGGAGCAGAACCGCTCCAAGATGCCTCTTTTCACTCATCAGGAATACTGTTCTAG ATTTAGAGAATTTGTGTCTCTGTCACTGGAGCAAAGAAGGTTCTGTGTGGACTGTCAGATGTTGATCTTACCTGGGGAATGGGCGAATCACGCAAAACACAAGGCTCTTTCTGAGGACATCACAGTGCAGCGGTTAAAAAGGCCCAGTCTACTTCTGTGTCCTCTGGTCAACAAGAAGAGTAATGCACAATATCTGTTTGCAGACCGAAGCTGTCATTTCCTCTTGGATATGTTCCTTGTGTTAGGCTTCCAGAAAATTCTCTGCGTAGGGACACCACG GTACTGCCAGTTTTTTGGACAGAATGAGTTCTGCCACTATAATATGTTCAATCATCACTTCTTTGACAACGAG GAAGCGGTCACGTTTTTTCAAAGCTTTCTGCGTGaggagggaggagccaaggtAGTCATGGTTACAGACCCCCCATTTGGAGGCCTAGTGAAGCCACTTGCCAACAGTTTCTCTCAGATGTCCATGACCTGGAAAAAGCAGAATAAAG TGAGCGATGCAGCCGAGATGCCAATGATCTGGATCTTCCCATACTTCTTTGAGTCCCGTATCCTTGAGTGTTTTCCCTCCTTCTCTATGCTGGATTACCAG GTTGATTATGATAACCACCCTCTATATAAACATGGAAAGAAGGGCCGTAAGCAGTCACCTGTTCGACTTTTCACCAATCTGAGCCCAAAAGATATAATTTTACCAGTGGATGAAGGTTACAG ATTTTGCAGTGTTTGTGAGAGGTATGTGTCTGCAGGAAACAAACACTGCCCCAAGTGTGACACGTGTCCATCAAAG GATGGACGAGAATGGAGGCACTGCGATCAATGTGGGCGGTGTGTGAAGCCTT CTTGGCGCCATTGTTCTTCATGCGCTCACTGCGCTCTCCCTGATCACCCTTGCGGTCAGAGCCAAACTGGCTGTTTCAACTGTGGCAGCCATAAACACAAACTTAGAGCCTGCCCTAAGAAACACAACAAACA AATGCCTGTGGAAGGTGGTCGTGGAGCTCCATGCCTGTCAAAACACATTACAGGCAAACCCACAGCTTAG